In the Primulina eburnea isolate SZY01 unplaced genomic scaffold, ASM2296580v1 ctg739_ERROPOS11973397, whole genome shotgun sequence genome, one interval contains:
- the LOC140821956 gene encoding putative RING-H2 finger protein ATL21A isoform X1 translates to MEILRAPFMFLLIPFVYPKLASPILTCGNNSFYIQYPFHLQQENHKPHPDPFILQCNIQGITVLRLPFSGEFYVRDIDYFGQKIRLYDQGNCLFGRLVNFSLSKSPFYAVIYQNYTFFSCPTELVGSRNLTSISCLSNSTASVYAASSFVTNLTGCSVIFSSPIPVSKIDQFEHEGFNGDLDLGWSVPLCDEDCKAKTPRRTVLSIIIELLVALSFSALSVLYCVGCCLRFAGMITEINESDHQTSHTSDEGAPEMYRIALSPDQLSSATWVETDRQHEFSDPSSPSLAQLSSATWLETARQHEFSDGFFTKGLIIDGGQCISGPNGDSCPICLEEFQPSARLRRLRKCDHRFHAPCLETWLEKKTTCPVCRNNVV, encoded by the exons ATGGAAATCTTGCGAGCTCCCTTTATGTTTCTGCTCATTCCATTTGTTTATCCCAAGTTGGCGTCTCCAATTCTGACATGCGGAAACAACAGCTTCTATATACAATACCCTTTTCATTTGCAACAAGAGAACCATAAACCCCATCCCGATCCATTCATTCTACAGTGTAACATCCAAGGAATCACAGTTTTAAGGCTCCCCTTTTCGGGAGAATTTTATGTACGAGATATCGATTATTTTGGACAGAAGATACGACTTTATGATCAGGGTAATTGTCTTTTTGGGAGACTTgtgaacttcagtttgtcaaagtCTCCGTTTTATGCTGTGATTTATCAGAACTATACGTTCTTTAGCTGCCCGACAGAGCTGGTGGGATCGCGTAACTTGACTTCCATTAGTTGTTTAAGCAACTCCACAGCTTCCGTATACGCTGCTTCGTCTTTTGTCACGAACTTGACGGGATGCAGTGTGATCTTTAGTTCGCCAATCCCAGTTTCAAAAATCGATCAATTTGAGCATGAAGGATTTAATGGTGATCTTGACTTGGGATGGAGTGTTCCACTGTGCGATGAAGATTGTAAAG CTAAAACCCCAAGGAGAACAGTTCTCAGCATCATCATTGAATTGTTGGTAGCCTTGTCATTCTCAGCACTCAGCGTGTTGTACTGCGTAGGCTGTTGCCTTCGCTTTGCCGGGATGATCACAGAAATAAACGAGTCAGACCATCAAACATCTCACACGTCTGACGAAGGAGCTCCAGAAATGTACCGAATCGCCTTGTCTCCTGACCAACTATCGTCGGCCACATGGGTGGAAACAGATCGGCAGCATGAATTTTCTGATCCTTCGTCTCCTAGTCTTGCCCAGCTATCATCGGCCACATGGTTGGAGACAGCTCGGCAGCATGAATTTTCCGATGGGTTCTTTACAAAAGGCCTTATAATTGACGGAGGGCAGTGTATTTCAGGTCCTAACGGTGATTCTTGTCCTATATGTTTGGAAGAATTTCAGCCATCCGCGAGGCTGAGGCGACTACGTAAATGTGATCACCGTTTTCATGCACCTTGCCTTGAGACATGGTTAGAGAAGAAAACCACTTGTCCCGTCTGCAGGAATAATGTCGTCTGA
- the LOC140821956 gene encoding putative RING-H2 finger protein ATL21A isoform X2 — MEILRAPFMFLLIPFVYPKLASPILTCGNNSFYIQYPFHLQQENHKPHPDPFILQCNIQGITVLRLPFSGEFYVRDIDYFGQKIRLYDQGNCLFGRLVNFSLSKSPFYAVIYQNYTFFSCPTELVGSRNLTSISCLSNSTASVYAASSFVTNLTGCSVIFSSPIPVSKIDQFEHEGFNGDLDLGWSVPLCDEDCKGCCLRFAGMITEINESDHQTSHTSDEGAPEMYRIALSPDQLSSATWVETDRQHEFSDPSSPSLAQLSSATWLETARQHEFSDGFFTKGLIIDGGQCISGPNGDSCPICLEEFQPSARLRRLRKCDHRFHAPCLETWLEKKTTCPVCRNNVV, encoded by the exons ATGGAAATCTTGCGAGCTCCCTTTATGTTTCTGCTCATTCCATTTGTTTATCCCAAGTTGGCGTCTCCAATTCTGACATGCGGAAACAACAGCTTCTATATACAATACCCTTTTCATTTGCAACAAGAGAACCATAAACCCCATCCCGATCCATTCATTCTACAGTGTAACATCCAAGGAATCACAGTTTTAAGGCTCCCCTTTTCGGGAGAATTTTATGTACGAGATATCGATTATTTTGGACAGAAGATACGACTTTATGATCAGGGTAATTGTCTTTTTGGGAGACTTgtgaacttcagtttgtcaaagtCTCCGTTTTATGCTGTGATTTATCAGAACTATACGTTCTTTAGCTGCCCGACAGAGCTGGTGGGATCGCGTAACTTGACTTCCATTAGTTGTTTAAGCAACTCCACAGCTTCCGTATACGCTGCTTCGTCTTTTGTCACGAACTTGACGGGATGCAGTGTGATCTTTAGTTCGCCAATCCCAGTTTCAAAAATCGATCAATTTGAGCATGAAGGATTTAATGGTGATCTTGACTTGGGATGGAGTGTTCCACTGTGCGATGAAGATTGTAAAG GCTGTTGCCTTCGCTTTGCCGGGATGATCACAGAAATAAACGAGTCAGACCATCAAACATCTCACACGTCTGACGAAGGAGCTCCAGAAATGTACCGAATCGCCTTGTCTCCTGACCAACTATCGTCGGCCACATGGGTGGAAACAGATCGGCAGCATGAATTTTCTGATCCTTCGTCTCCTAGTCTTGCCCAGCTATCATCGGCCACATGGTTGGAGACAGCTCGGCAGCATGAATTTTCCGATGGGTTCTTTACAAAAGGCCTTATAATTGACGGAGGGCAGTGTATTTCAGGTCCTAACGGTGATTCTTGTCCTATATGTTTGGAAGAATTTCAGCCATCCGCGAGGCTGAGGCGACTACGTAAATGTGATCACCGTTTTCATGCACCTTGCCTTGAGACATGGTTAGAGAAGAAAACCACTTGTCCCGTCTGCAGGAATAATGTCGTCTGA
- the LOC140822213 gene encoding non-specific lipid-transfer protein-like: MGPAILLPKLLEASIETFKRTTIRENRCIPGSNDVTCPVCLEDYVLNDTLRFMPEREHCFHVECIAAVVPPCPTVDSHLSACIPYIEGQTPDIPPPACCTGVKIIAGEQKNQQDRVTICNCIKQAIPVLGHPVISTRIAHLPKKCGLGFEFPAIDAHYDCSK; this comes from the exons ATGGGTCCAGCTATTCTGCTACCCAAACTACTCGAGGCCTCCATCGAAACCTTCAAAAGGACGACAATCAGAGAAAACCGGTGTATTCCAGGGTCTAATGATGTAACTTGCCCAGTATGCCTTGAAGATTATGTACTGAACGACACTTTAAGGTTCATGCCTGAACGTGAGCATTGTTTCCATGTCGAAT GTATAGCAGCTGTTGTGCCTCCATGCCCGACTGTCGATAGTCACCTCTCTGCTTGTATCCCATATATCGAGGGGCAAACACCGGATATTCCACCCCCTGCTTGTTGTACCGGAGTGAAGATCATAGCAGGAGAACAAAAGAATCAACAGGACAGAGTAACTATCTGCAACTGTATAAAACAGGCCATACCAGTTTTAGGCCATCCAGTAATCTCTACACGTATCGCTCACCTTCCCAAGAAATGTGGATTAGGCTTCGAATTTCCAGCAATCGATGCTCACTATGATTGTTCCAAGTGA
- the LOC140822146 gene encoding abscisic acid receptor PYL9-like, whose translation MAEQYTCRHHRHHRPSENQCSSSVIKHIKAPLNIVWSLVRRFDKPEEYKPFVSRCTVLEGDLEIGSVREVNVKSGLPATTSTERLELLDDQEHILGVKFVGGDHRLKNYSSIITVHPEMIDGRLGTLVIESFVVDVPHGNTGDETCYFVNALINCNLKSLADVSERMAVRTQSIEQ comes from the exons ATGGCGGAGCAGTACACATGTAGACACCACAGGCACCATCGTCCGAGTGAGAACCAGTGCTCTTCTTCTGTCATCAAGCATATCAAAGCACCCCTCAACATT GTGTGGTCATTGGTAAGAAGATTCGACAAGCCAGAGGAGTATAAGCCATTTGTTAGCAGATGCACAGTACTGGAAGGTGATCTCGAGATTGGCAGTGTTAGAGAAGTTAACGTGAAGTCGGGGCTTCCGGCCACGACCAGCACCGAGAGGTTGGAGCTGCTCGACGACCAGGAACATATTTTGGGAGTTAAATTTGTTGGTGGTGACCACAGGCTAAAG AATTACTCGTCGATAATTACTGTCCATCCGGAGATGATCGATGGGAGACTGGGAACACTGGTGATAGAGTCATTCGTGGTGGATGTTCCCCATGGAAACACCGGGGACGAGACGTGTTACTTCGTGAATGCTTTAATCAACTGCAACCTCAAATCTTTGGCCGATGTTTCGGAAAGAATGGCAGTCCGTACCCAATCCATCGAGCAGTGA
- the LOC140822029 gene encoding uncharacterized protein yields the protein MAKKRERRVSPTADRQCTRAENLADSPAKPDRKLTSSAVFIFFMVFPVISLMFYAIRYSPNTIESTIPELPYAYQNGLVTTEMNYLQVLAENVKTSEYTGRRNFTNPVLAYITPWNSKGYEMAKKYNNKFTHLSPVWYELKSQGTNLVLEGRHNVDKEWILEIRSSGNAQVLPRVVLEAIPMHLLKKKKQRDRAVDLIITECKEMEFDGIVLESWSTWAAYGVLHDPDMRSMALQFIRQLGQAMHYVGLEQSRNWSLQLVYVIGPPRSNELKEYDFGPEDLRYLSESVDGFSLMTYDFSGPQTPGPNAPLNWIHSTLLLFLDASVVDKKLAKKIFLGINFYGNDFVISGGLGGGPIVGREYLSLLEQHKPEIHWEENSAEHYSVYSDNQNVKHVVFYPSLMSISRRLQLALSWGAGISIWEIGQGLEYFFDIL from the exons ATGGCTAAAAAGAGAGAACGACGAGTGAGTCCCACTGCCGACAGGCAATGCACCCGAGCCGAAAACTTAGCCGACTCGCCAGCTAAACCCGATCGCAAGCTCACCAGTAGCGCTGTGTTTATCTTTTTCATGGTTTTTCCTGTGATTTCCTTAATGTTTTATGCTATAAGATACTCTCCGAATACGATTGAAAGTACAATCCCCGAGCTACCGTATGCTTACCAGAATGGATTAGTAACTACGGAAATGAATTATCTGCAAGTGCTAGCT GAGAATGTGAAGACTTCGGAGTATACGGGTCGTCGGAATTTTACAAATCCTGTCCTGGCCTACATTACTCCATG GAATTCAAAGGGGTATGAGATGGCCAAGAAATACAACAATAAATTTACTCATTTATCTCCTGTGTGGTATGAACTAAAGAG CCAAGGAACAAATTTGGTTTTGGAAGGACGACATAATGTCGATAAAGAATGGATTTTGGAGATCCGGAGCAGTGGAAATGCTCAG GTTTTACCTAGGGTAGTTTTGGAAGCAATCCCTATGCATCTGCTGAAAAAGAAGAAGCAGAGAGATAGAGCTGTTGATCTTATCATAACTGAATGCAA GGAAATGGAATTTGATGGCATAGTATTGGAGTCATGGTCAACATGGGCTGCCTATGGTGTTTTGCATGATCCAGACATGCGGAGCATG GCCCTTCAGTTTATCAGGCAACTTGGACAAGCCATGCATTATGTTGGCTTGGAGCAGAGCAGAAACTGGAGCTTGCAACTAGTTTATGTTATTGGTCCACCTCGTTCCAATGAGCTGAAGGAGTATGATTTTGGACCAGAAGATCTTCGGTACTTAAGTGAATCTGTAGATGGTTTCTCTCTTATGACATATGACTTTTCTGGCCCTCAGACTCCAGGTCCAAATGCACCTTTAAATTGGATCCACTCAACCTTGCTACTATTTCTTGATGCTAGTGTTGTTGATAAGAAATTAGCCAAAAAGATATTCCTTGGCATCAATTTTTATGGGAATGATTTTGTCATTTCTGGAG GTCTAGGCGGTGGACCGATTGTCGGAAGAGAGTACCTGTCTCTGTTAGAACAGCACAAGCCAGAAATACACTGGGAGGAAAACAGTGCTGAACACTACTCCGTGTACTCTGATAATCAGAATGTCAAGCATGTTGTATTCTACCCTTCACTTATGTCCATCTCACGACGTCTTCAACTAGCTCTATCTTGGGGGGCTGGCATCTCAATCTGGGAAATCGGGCAGGGCCTTGAATATTTTTTCGACATTTTGTGA